A genomic region of Arachis stenosperma cultivar V10309 chromosome 9, arast.V10309.gnm1.PFL2, whole genome shotgun sequence contains the following coding sequences:
- the LOC130949757 gene encoding uncharacterized protein LOC130949757, which translates to MANPRGECKAITLRSEKVVEEATPNQENHKEKATEKPKNRKKEETPSPSSPKPILKPYVPKVLYPQRLRKDGNDSQFFRFLKIFKKLQINIPFSEALEQMPLYAKFLKELMTRKRNWGEKETVILTEEWASINLMSLNMMRRMRIEEAKPTRMALQLADRTFKFPHGVVEDLLVKVGEFIFSADFVVLDMEEEANTSIILGRPFLATVGAIIDVQKGELILRLHEEKMVFNVFKEMSYSKEAIEECMMVDTIEQIVQGVLEEE; encoded by the exons ATGGCCAACCCAAGAGgggagtgcaaggccattacaCTTAGAAGTGAAAAAGTTGTAGAAGAGGCCACCCCAAACCAGGAGAACCACAAAGAAAAAGCTACAGAAAAGCCTAAAAataggaagaaagaagagaCCCCTAGTCCATCTTCACCAAAGCCAATCTTGAAGCCTTATGTGCCAAAGGTACTATACCCACAAAGGCTAAGGAAGGATGGGAATGACAGCCAgttttttagatttttgaaaatctttaaaaagctccaaatcaacatACCATTTTCTGAAGCACTGGAGCAAATGCCCCTCTACGCAAAGTTCCTGAAGGAGCTCatgacaagaaaaagaaactggGGAGAAAAGGAGACTGTAATCCTCACTGAGGAGT GGGCTAGCATCAATCTCATGTCCTTGAACATGATGAGAAGGATGAGAattgaggaagccaaaccaacaagaatggcactcCAACTAGCTGATAGGACATTCAAGTTTCCACATGGAGTGGTGGAAGATTTATTAGTGAAAGTGGGAGAATTCATCTTCTCAGCTGATTTTGTTGTGCTGGATATGGAAGAAGAGGCAAACACTTCAATTATCCTAGGAAGGCCATTCCTAGCTACTGTTGGAGCCATCATCGATGTACAAAAAGGAGAACTAATCTTGAGATTACATGAGGAAAAGATGGTCTTCAATGTCTTCAAGGAAATGAGTTATTCCAAGGAAGCAATAGAAGAATGCATGATGGTGGACACCATAGAACAAATAGTCCAAGGAGTTTTGGAAGAAGAGTAA